A single genomic interval of Daucus carota subsp. sativus chromosome 1, DH1 v3.0, whole genome shotgun sequence harbors:
- the LOC108215379 gene encoding probable disease resistance protein At4g27220 yields the protein MVGLADIPIVGKLVDRISDAAVDTIFRGFRYMFFYKHLVKTLDSQVEKANTEEERVSRKVAAERANGKLIEPHVDKWQKEAEEIKESAEKFAEEYKNRQSWRCIQCVPIPNPVSRFRLGREAVKKTERLTELIDSGKELLANEIAHLASPENLPKSNTEFQEFQSRNESYGELWRKLTTDSTPIIGIYGMPGVGKTRMMEQLWKEAKEKMIFNKVTRGNVGNGNLDVIQLQKQIAGHLECHFESEDNAESRASQLKQSLLNVGKTLVILDDVWREIPLDVIGIPCSMGSKILLTSREENVCFRNNCKTLVKLTPLPNDEAWGQFKNIVGTAQIDSMHDESLAKKVCDKCGGLPLLIHAISKALQFQTHNSWVDAFEQLEKGEFVNIPGVEPQVYACVELSINKLHGDAKSCLFLCCLFPEDYNIPIERLIQLATGSQLVSGESRVLSMVDTLRSSSLLLDCEEDDSIKLHDVIRDVGRSIAFIDRKFAFLQVTCDVRLVHDADFVITKFLRLDLGGDNIHIPDDLVCPDLHSLWIQFNNVSRGFSRTQQFSGGFFSLSANLRFLFLVDTFPPSKLQFSLQPLGKLRTLIFDNCDLTQINNTNGGFFPEYLETLCISDGPFPEPLDLSNLKYLRKLEIKGSGRRLIMKPNTISSLSGLEQLHIPGGFEIWRDDSSVVAKPILVEINALTHLKSLQMKFQTSEPFQDTKIFDNLKLFNILVVRGLSYYDKADLSYKTSIELEGYHKESLKSLVERAEYVQLKHSDINGIGSILDNNRELRKLHLEECNEMEHLASMSQGEIQLSQQTSFSKLTCLEIKRCRGLKYLFCNSVAKCLTQLQKLMIKDCHVIEVIIINEGSTNGDIIHFSKLEELELSNVPRLRTFYGANKDTVMQPSAQFPPLFHRMVEFPSLEILKIFYVEDASDIWESDYNNDSRSFCKLKSFSLDYCSRFETVIPIAMLHKLQNLQSLSISDCSSVISEVGLDGKNIDVCPLLALSVMYLKGLPCLEETGLNLRNSSTATNLYPNLKTLEIFRCHNLRNVFRHSSVFRSVVHLEEIKLEECKMMREIIGEGEQEEITHHVLVFPKLKDLRSKHLSTLSRIWYNKGEEVKVEFPSLMDFVLARCGKVNLESIEFSSQLKSLNISCDDEIQLPSEWQPRLHNLETLILSRVWWHELKSLQFPRLKVLEVRSYCGGSALFTFSGFRSLQQLQELEISDCAFLQEIVEDFEMSGMNSKTITLSHLEIVVLKNLPKLKSIIHGANYGCRIPSLREVFVENCGLSSLFSFSEFTRLRRLDISSCALLEEIVEDIRSDEVSGMNKKTITLSQLESVTLKDLPKLKSFIYSANHECLLLPDLRSLSVSNCGLSSLFMCSGSLQSLRDLKVRDCRMLEGIFEYARGDETSGTSEQSFISLSELETLELKNLPDLKSFIHGANYDCYMPALKFMRVHDCGFSTLFTCSVFRNLLKLRELEVSHCILLEDIVEDARGDDTNDKTITLPELAVIQLVNLPNLKSFGPNESYAFNMPRLYYFDLVGCPRAQNFTCLNANTGKEYVTYVE from the exons ATGGTTGGTTTAGCTGATATTCCAATCGTGGGGAAACTTGTGGACAGAATATCTGATGCTGCAGTTGACACCATCTTCCGTGGATTCCGTTACATGTTCTTTTACAAGCATCTTGTGAAGACTCTCGATTCTCAAGTCGAAAAAGCTAACACTGAGGAGGAGAGGGTGTCCAGAAAAGTTGCTGCAGAAAGAGCTAATGGTAAACTAATCGAGCCTCATGTAGATAAGTGGCAGAAAGAGGCTGAAGAAATCAAGGAGAGCGCCGAAAAGTTTGCAGAAGAATACAAAAACAGACAATCATGGAGGTGCATTCAGTGTGTGCCTATTCCTAACCCTGTCTCTCGTTTTCGACTTGGCAGAGAGGCGGTGAAGAAGACTGAGAGGCTGACTGAGCTCATTGATTCCGGAAAGGAGCTCTTGGCTAATGAAATTGCACATCTTGCATCACCTGAAAATTTACCCAAAAGTAATACAGAGTTCCAGGAATTTCAATCCAGAAATGAATCTTATGGGGAGCTATGGCGCAAGTTGACCACTGATAGCACTCCGATCATTGGTATATATGGAATGCCAGGAGTGGGGAAAACGAGGATGATGGAACAACTATGGAAAGAAGCCAAGGAGAAGATGATCTTCAATAAGGTCACGAGAGGGAACGTCGGTAATGGTAATCTGGATGTGATACAACTACAGAAACAGATTGCTGGGCATCTTGAGTGCCACTTTGAATCGGAAGATAATGCGGAAAGCAGAGCTTCTCAGCTGAAGCAAAGTTTATTGAATGTGGGCAAGACCCTCGTCATACTAGATGATGTATGGAGGGAAATTCCTCTAGATGTTATTGGAATTCCATGTTCTATGGGTTCCAAGATTCTCTTGACATCTCGAGAGGAAAATGTATGCTTTCGTAACAATTGCAAGACTCTTGTTAAGCTTACACCGCTGCCAAATGATGAGGCGTGGGGTCAGTTCAAGAACATTGTCGGTACTGCTCAAATTGATTCTATGCATGATGAGTCTCTGGCAAAGAAAGTGTGTGACAAATGTGGGGGTTTACCGCTCCTAATTCATGCAATCAGTAAAGCTCTGCAATTCCAAACTCACAATTCATGGGTGGATGCATTTGAACAACTTGAGAAGGGTGAATTTGTAAACATTCCTGGAGTAGAACCACAAGTATATGCTTGTGTAGAATTGAGTATCAATAAATTACATGGCGATGCCAAGTCATGTCTCTTTTTGTGTTGCTTGTTTCCGGAAGATTATAACATTCCTATCGAGAGGCTGATCCAGTTGGCAACAGGGTCACAGCTTGTATCTGGGGAATCTAGGGTACTATCAATGGTTGATACTCTCAGATCATCTTCTTTGTTGCTCGATTGTGAAGAAGATGATAGTATCAAACTTCATGACGTCATCAGAGATGTAGGGAGATCTATAGCGTTCATAGATCGAAAATTTGCATTTTTACAGGTAACATGTGACGTGCGGTTGGTTCATGATGCTGATTTTGTGATCACCAAATTCTTACGTTTAGATCTGGGTGGTGATAATATTCATATCCCTGATGATCTTGTATGTCCAGATCTGCATAGCTTGTGGATACAATTCAACAATGTCTCACGCGGCTTCTCGCGTACACAACAATTCTCAGGTGGCTTCTTCAGTTTATCTGCGAATCTTAGATTTTTATTTCTTGTAGATACCTTTCCTCCTTCAAAGCTGCAGTTCTCTCTTCAACCCTTGGGTAAACTAAGGACGCTGATTTTTGATAATTGTGACCTGACTCAAATTAACAACACAAATGGTGGCTTTTTTCCGGAATACCTAGAAACTCTCTGCATTTCGGATGGGCCTTTTCCAGAACCTCTAGATTTATCAAACCTGAAATACCTTCGAAAGCTAGAAATCAAGGGGAGTGGGAGGCGATTGATAATGAAGCCAAATACCATATCCAGCCTATCCGGACTAGAACAATTGCATATACCCGGAGGATTTGAGATTTGGCGTGATGATAGTTCTGTTGTTGCGAAACCCATTTTGGTCGAGATTAATGCACTAACCCACTTGAAAAGTTTGCAGATGAAATTTCAAACATCTGAGCCTTTTCAAGATACCAAGATATTTGATaatctaaaattatttaatatacttGTGGTTAGGGGTTTGTCATATTATGACAAAGCAGATCTGTCTTACAAGACATCAATTGAATTGGAAGGCTATCATAAAGAAAGCTTGAAAAGTCTGGTAGAGAGGGCTGAATATGTGCAACTGAAGCACAGTGATATTAATGGGATTGGTAGTATCCTTGATAACAACAGGGAATTGAGAAAGCTGCACCTTGAAGAATGTAACGAAATGGAGCATCTAGCAAGTATGTCACAGGGTGAGATTCAGCTTAGCCAGCAGACATCTTTTTCTAAACTAACCTGTTTAGAAATTAAAAGATGCCGCGGTTTAAAATACCTCTTCTGCAACTCTGTTGCAAAATGTCTCACCCAGCTCCAAAAATTGATGATAAAAGATTGTCATGTGAtagaagtaataataataaatgaaggCTCAACTAATGGAGATATCATACACTTCTCCAAATTAGAAGAATTGGAGCTAAGCAATGTGCCCAGACTCAGAACCTTCTACGGGGCAAATAAAGACACCGTCATGCAGCCCTCAGCTCAGTTTCCACCTCTATTCCATAGAATG GTTGAATTTCCTTCACTAGAGATATTGAAAATCTTCTATGTAGAAGATGCTAGTGATATTTGGGAGAGTGATTATAATAATGACAGCAGATCTTTTTGCAAATTAAAGAGCTTCTCTTTGGATTACTGTAGTAGATTTGAAACGGTGATTCCAATTGCCATGTTGCATAAGCTACAGAATTTGCAATCCTTAAGCATAAGTGACTGTAGTTCAGTGATCTCCGAAGTTGGCTTAGATGGCAAGAACATAGACGTATGCCCACTACTCGCTTTAAGTGTTATGTATCTAAAGGGATTGCCATGTTTAGAAGAAACAGGGCTCAACTTAAGGAACAGTTCTACTGCAACAAATTTGTATCCAAATCTTAAAACACTTGAAATATTCAGATGTCATAACCTGAGAAACGTGTTCAGACATTCTTCTGTTTTCAGAAGTGTTGTGCACCTTGAGGAAATCAAGTTAGAAGAGTGCAAAATGATGAGAGAGATCATAGGGGAAGGTGAACAAGAAGAAATCACTCATCATGTCTTGGTGTTTCCTAAGTTAAAGGATTTGAGGTCAAAGCATTTGTCAACTTTGAGCCGCATTTGGTACAATAAGGGGGAGGAAGTAAAG GTTGAATTCCCTAGCTTGATGGATTTCGTACTAGCCAGGTGTGGGAAAGTTAATCTGGAATCGATAGAATTCAGCAGCCAACTAAAGAGCTTGAATATAAGTTGTGATGACGAGATACAACTTCCGTCTGAATGGCAACCTCGATTACATAATCTGGAAACACTCATTTTGAGTCGGGTTTGGTGGCATGAGCTCAAATCTTTACAGTTTCCAAGGCTGAAGGTGCTTGAAGTTCGCAGCTATTGCGGAGGCTCTGCTCTTTTCACATTCTCAGGCTTTAGAAGTCTACAACAACTCCAAGAACTAGAAATTTCAGATTGTGCTTTCTTGCAAGAAATTGTGGAGGATTTTGAAATGTCTGGGATGAATAGCAAGACTATCACGCTCTCTCACCTGGAGATAGTTGTTCTAAAGAATTTACCAAAACTGAAAAGTATTATTCATGGAGCAAATTATGGGTGCCGTATCCCGTCTTTACGGGAAGTGTTTGTTGAGAATTGTGGACTCTCTTCTCTTTTTTCATTCTCAGAGTTTACACGTCTCAGACGTTTAGATATATCAAGTTGTGCTCTGTTGGAAGAAATTGTGGAGGATATTAGGAGTGATGAGGTTTCCGGCATGAATAAAAAGACTATTACACTCTCTCAACTGGAGTCAGTTACTCTTAAAGATCTACCAAAGCTCAAGAGTTTTATCTACAGTGCAAATCATGAGTGTTTACTTCTGCCAGATTTGCGCTCTCTTTCAGTCAGTAATTGTGggctctcttctcttttcatgtGCTCTGGAAGTCTACAAAGTCTAAGAGACTTAAAAGTACGGGATTGCAGAATGTTGGAAGGCATCTTTGAGTATGCAAGGGGAGATGAAACTTCTGGTACAAGTGAACAGAGTTTTATCTCCCTCTCAGAACTCGAGACACTTGAACTTAAAAATTTGCCAGACCTCAAAAGTTTCATCCACGGTGCAAATTACGACTGCTATATGCCGGCTTTAAAATTTATGAGAGTTCATGACTGTGGATTCTCTACTCTCTTCACATGCTCTGTTTTCAGGAATCTCCTAAAACTCAGAGAATTGGAAGTATCACATTGCATATTGTTAGAAGACATTGTCGAAGATGCAAGGGGTGATGACACAAATGACAAGACTATTACACTCCCTGAACTCGCGGTTATTCAACTTGTAAATCTGCCAAATCTCAAAAGTTTTGGCCCTAATGAAAGCTATGCTTTCAATATGCCCAGACTATATTATTTTGATCTGGTTGGGTGTCCCCGGGCACAGAATTTCACTTGCTTGAATGCAAATACAGGAAAGGAATATGTTACATATGTAGAATAA